The following are encoded together in the Phocoena sinus isolate mPhoSin1 chromosome 11, mPhoSin1.pri, whole genome shotgun sequence genome:
- the TUBB gene encoding tubulin beta chain codes for MREIVHIQAGQCGNQIGAKFWEVISDEHGIDPTGTYHGDSDLQLDRISVYYNEATGGKYVPRAILVDLEPGTMDSVRSGPFGQIFRPDNFVFGQSGAGNNWAKGHYTEGAELVDSVLDVVRKEAESCDCLQGFQLTHSLGGGTGSGMGTLLISKIREEYPDRIMNTFSVVPSPKVSDTVVEPYNATLSVHQLVENTDETYCIDNEALYDICFRTLKLTTPTYGDLNHLVSATMSGVTTCLRFPGQLNADLRKLAVNMVPFPRLHFFMPGFAPLTSRGSQQYRALTVPELTQQVFDAKNMMAACDPRHGRYLTVAAVFRGRMSMKEVDEQMLNVQNKNSSYFVEWIPNNVKTAVCDIPPRGLKMAVTFIGNSTAIQELFKRISEQFTAMFRRKAFLHWYTGEGMDEMEFTEAESNMNDLVSEYQQYQDATAEEEEDFGEEAEEEA; via the exons atgagggaaatcGTGCACATCCAGGCCGGTCAGTGTGGCAATCAGATCGGTGCCAAG TTCTGGGAGGTGATCAGTGATGAACATGGCATCGACCCCACCGGCACCTATCATGGGGATAGCGACCTGCAGCTGGACCGCATCTCCGTGTACTACAATGAAGCCACAG GTGGCAAATATGTTCCTCGTGCTATCTTGGTGGATCTAGAACCCGGGACCATGGACTCTGTTCGCTCAGGGCCTTTTGGTCAGATCTTCAGACCAGACAACTTTGTTTTTG GTCAGTCTGGGGCAGGCAACAACTGGGCCAAGGGCCACTATACAGAGGGGGCCGAGCTGGTCGACTCGGTCCTGGATGTGGTTCGGAAGGAGGCCGAGAGCTGTGACTGCCTGCAGGGCTTCCAGCTGACCCACTCGCTGGGcgggggcacaggctctggaatggGCACCTTGCTCATCAGCAAGATTCGTGAAGAGTATCCTGACCGCATCATGAACACCTTCAGTGTGGTGCCCTCACCCAAAGTGTCCGACACTGTGGTTGAGCCCTACAATGCCACCCTCTCCGTCCATCAGCTGGTGGAAAACACTGATGAGACCTACTGCATTGACAACGAGGCCCTTTACGACATCTGCTTCCGCACCCTCAAGCTGACCACGCCAACCTACGGGGACCTGAACCACCTCGTCTCGGCCACCATGAGTGGTGTCACCACCTGCCTCCGCTTCCCTGGCCAGCTCAATGCTGACCTCCGCAAGCTGGCAGTCAACATGGTGCCCTTCCCACGTCTCCATTTTTTCATGCCTGGCTTTGCTCCTCTAACCAGCCGTGGAAGCCAGCAGTATCGGGCCCTCACTGTGCCGGAGCTCACCCAGCAGGTCTTCGATGCCAAGAACATGATGGCTGCCTGTGACCCCCGCCATGGCCGGTACCTCACCGTGGCTGCTGTCTTCCGTGGGCGGATGTCCATGAAGGAGGTCGATGAGCAGATGCTCAACGTGCAGAACAAGAACAGCAGCTACTTCGTGGAATGGATCCCCAACAATGTCAAGACGGCCGTCTGCGACATCCCACCCCGTGGCCTCAAGATGGCGGTCACCTTCATTGGAAACAGCACAGCCATCCAGGAGCTGTTCAAGCGCATCTCAGAGCAGTTCACTGCCATGTTCCGCCGGAAGGCCTTCCTCCACTGGTACACAGGTGAGGGCATGGACGAAATGGAGTTCACCGAGGCTGAGAGCAACATGAACGACCTCGTCTCCGAGTACCAGCAGTACCAGGATGCCACcgcagaagaggaggaggatttCGGTGAGGAGGCCGAAGAGGAAGCCTAA